A portion of the Acidobacteriota bacterium genome contains these proteins:
- a CDS encoding M2 family metallopeptidase, which yields MRTRLLLTLISAGLAVGCATTSPAPRTDAPMTVVEAAPTAADARAFLADAEERLTDLYEYGARAAWVQSNFITDDTQYLAARAQGEVIAAVVELAGKAAEFDDLVLSPDERRRLDMLKLALTMPAPSDPEKTAELAEIASEMEALYGKGKFCPPGEECLDLEQMSDIMAENRDPARLEQVWEGWRTISPPMKPLYERFVELSNEGARELGFQDTGAMWRSKYDMDPDEFAAELDRLWGQVKPLYDSLHCYVRNRLNAQYGDTIVPLDEPIRADLLGNMWAQEWANIFPVVAPGDADPGYDLTALLKEKGIDEIEMVRIGERFFTSLGFDPLPQSFWERSLFVKPEDREVVCHASAWDVDNIEDLRIKMCIDVNAEDFQTIHHELGHNFYQRAYNEKGILYRDSANDGFHEAVGDAIALSVTPSYLVQIGLLEEEPESDEIALLLRDALDKIAFLPFGLLVDQWRWKVFAGEIQPEEYNEGWWDLRTKYQGIEPPGPRPANAFDPGAKYHIPGNTPYTRYFLARILQFQFHRSMCEIAGHEGPLNKCTIYGNKEVGRRLDEMLAMGSSRPWPDALEALTGQRDIDATAIVDYFRPLLSWLDEQNEGVSCGW from the coding sequence ATGCGAACCAGACTCTTGTTGACACTGATTTCGGCCGGTCTCGCGGTGGGCTGCGCCACCACGAGCCCGGCTCCCCGGACCGACGCTCCGATGACCGTCGTGGAGGCAGCCCCAACTGCTGCAGACGCTCGCGCGTTCCTTGCGGACGCCGAGGAAAGGCTCACCGACCTCTACGAATACGGAGCCCGCGCGGCCTGGGTGCAATCGAACTTCATCACCGACGACACCCAGTACCTGGCCGCTCGAGCCCAGGGAGAAGTCATCGCCGCGGTGGTCGAGCTCGCCGGGAAGGCGGCGGAATTCGATGACCTCGTGCTCTCGCCCGACGAGCGACGCAGGCTCGACATGCTCAAGCTCGCGCTGACGATGCCCGCTCCGAGCGATCCGGAGAAAACCGCCGAGCTCGCCGAGATCGCCTCCGAGATGGAAGCGTTGTACGGAAAGGGGAAGTTCTGCCCACCCGGCGAGGAGTGCCTCGATCTGGAGCAGATGAGCGACATCATGGCGGAAAATCGCGATCCAGCCCGCCTCGAGCAGGTCTGGGAGGGGTGGCGGACGATCTCGCCTCCCATGAAGCCGCTGTACGAACGCTTCGTGGAGCTCTCCAACGAGGGCGCCCGGGAGCTCGGCTTCCAGGACACCGGAGCGATGTGGCGATCGAAGTACGACATGGATCCCGATGAGTTTGCGGCAGAGCTCGACCGGCTGTGGGGTCAGGTGAAGCCCCTCTACGATTCCCTTCACTGCTACGTCCGCAACCGCCTCAATGCGCAGTACGGCGACACGATCGTTCCGCTCGATGAACCGATCCGCGCCGATCTGCTCGGGAACATGTGGGCTCAGGAGTGGGCGAACATCTTTCCGGTCGTCGCCCCGGGTGACGCCGATCCCGGCTACGACCTGACCGCACTCCTGAAAGAGAAGGGAATCGACGAGATCGAGATGGTTCGCATCGGCGAGCGGTTCTTCACGTCTCTCGGATTCGATCCGCTGCCGCAGTCGTTCTGGGAACGGTCACTGTTCGTGAAACCGGAGGACCGGGAGGTCGTCTGCCACGCGAGCGCCTGGGATGTCGACAACATCGAGGATCTTCGAATCAAGATGTGCATCGACGTCAACGCCGAAGACTTCCAGACGATCCACCATGAGCTCGGGCACAACTTCTACCAGCGCGCTTACAACGAAAAAGGCATCCTCTATCGCGACAGTGCGAACGACGGATTCCACGAGGCGGTTGGAGACGCGATCGCTCTCTCGGTAACCCCTTCGTACCTGGTACAGATCGGGCTGCTCGAGGAGGAGCCGGAGTCGGACGAGATCGCTCTGCTGCTCAGGGACGCTCTCGACAAGATCGCCTTCCTCCCCTTCGGCCTTCTTGTCGACCAGTGGCGCTGGAAGGTCTTTGCCGGCGAGATTCAACCCGAGGAGTACAACGAGGGATGGTGGGATCTCCGGACGAAGTATCAGGGGATCGAGCCGCCCGGTCCGCGACCTGCCAACGCTTTCGACCCGGGCGCGAAGTACCACATTCCGGGCAACACTCCCTACACCCGATACTTCCTCGCACGCATACTCCAGTTTCAGTTCCACCGATCGATGTGCGAGATCGCGGGGCACGAGGGACCGCTGAACAAATGCACGATCTACGGGAACAAGGAAGTCGGACGGCGGCTCGATGAAATGCTCGCAATGGGCTCCAGCCGGCCCTGGCCGGACGCACTCGAGGCTTTGACCGGCCAGCGGGACATCGATGCGACGGCAATCGTCGACTACTTCCGGCCGCTGCTGAGCTGGCTCGACGAACAGAACGAGGGGGTGTCATGCGGATGGTGA
- a CDS encoding protein-glutamate O-methyltransferase CheR, producing MPARRKEDQPEELEQIELDLLLNGIYRKYGYDFRDYARASLKRRVLKRVKLEGLDGISELLGKVLRDDECMARLLGDLTIHVTSMFRDPSFFTAVRASIIPILRTYPYVRIWDAGCSSGEEAYSLAIMLEEEGLYDRAQIYATDISEEVLARAKEGIFPLSTMRENTQNYLAAGGTGSFSDYYRARYENALFRPDLRRHIVFAQHNLVTDSKFNEFNLILCRNVMIYFNQRLQSRVLKLFHESLEQFGILGIGKKETMRFDPIAKHFEILDENERLYRRMS from the coding sequence ATCCCGGCGAGGCGGAAGGAGGACCAGCCCGAGGAGCTGGAGCAGATCGAGCTGGATCTGCTTCTGAACGGCATCTATCGCAAGTACGGTTACGATTTCCGCGATTACGCGAGGGCCTCGCTGAAACGACGTGTGCTCAAGCGCGTAAAGCTTGAAGGCCTCGACGGAATCTCGGAGCTGCTCGGGAAAGTGCTTCGCGATGACGAGTGCATGGCGCGACTTCTCGGCGACCTCACGATTCACGTCACGTCGATGTTTCGCGACCCGTCCTTCTTTACAGCTGTCAGAGCCAGCATCATTCCCATTCTTCGAACCTACCCTTACGTCCGAATCTGGGATGCCGGCTGCTCCTCGGGAGAGGAGGCCTACTCGCTGGCAATCATGCTGGAGGAGGAGGGGCTGTACGATCGCGCCCAGATCTATGCAACCGACATCAGCGAGGAGGTGCTTGCCCGGGCCAAGGAGGGGATCTTCCCCTTGTCGACGATGCGGGAAAACACGCAGAACTATCTCGCCGCAGGAGGCACCGGCTCCTTTTCCGATTACTACCGCGCACGGTACGAGAATGCGCTGTTCCGACCCGATCTCCGCCGCCACATAGTCTTTGCTCAGCACAACCTCGTGACCGACTCGAAGTTCAACGAGTTCAATCTCATCCTCTGCCGCAACGTGATGATCTATTTCAATCAGCGGTTGCAGAGCCGGGTTCTGAAGCTCTTTCACGAGAGTCTCGAGCAGTTCGGCATTCTGGGTATCGGCAAAAAGGAGACGATGAGGTTCGATCCGATCGCGAAACACTTCGAGATTCTCGATGAGAATGAGCGGCTCTACAGGAGAATGTCTTGA
- a CDS encoding chemotaxis protein CheB, with protein MSDRLIVIGASLGGLEAMRIVLRPLPRNYPHPIVAIQHRHRTSRGATLSAALERTLSLNVVDAEDKQELRGGWVVLAPADYHLLVERGRVALSLDEPVQYSRPSIDVTFESAASSYGDEAVGVLLTGSNADGARGCGAIARRGGIVIVQDPEEAEAPTMPRAALMEVPEARVMTLRKIGELLAGELRESGR; from the coding sequence TTGAGCGACCGGCTGATCGTGATCGGCGCGTCACTCGGGGGACTCGAAGCCATGCGGATCGTCCTGCGACCGCTGCCGCGGAACTATCCGCACCCGATCGTTGCAATTCAGCACAGGCACCGAACATCCCGAGGTGCCACCCTCTCTGCCGCTCTCGAGCGGACGCTTTCGCTGAACGTCGTGGACGCGGAGGACAAACAGGAGCTGAGGGGAGGATGGGTCGTTCTCGCGCCGGCCGACTACCACCTTCTGGTCGAGCGGGGACGGGTGGCGCTCTCCCTCGATGAGCCAGTCCAGTACTCCCGCCCGTCGATCGACGTGACTTTCGAGTCTGCCGCATCGAGCTACGGGGATGAGGCCGTCGGAGTGCTGCTCACCGGCTCGAATGCCGATGGCGCTCGCGGCTGCGGAGCGATTGCGCGCCGGGGTGGCATCGTCATCGTGCAGGACCCCGAGGAGGCGGAGGCGCCCACGATGCCGCGCGCTGCGCTCATGGAAGTGCCCGAAGCGCGAGTCATGACGCTCCGGAAGATCGGAGAGCTCCTCGCCGGAGAGCTCAGGGAGAGCGGAAGGTGA
- a CDS encoding (2Fe-2S)-binding protein: MYDEIHPGVRRLMTICRCNNIKYGTIALAIESGACSIEEIARKTTATTGLCGGTCTPRVTAMLEDLAEPAEASTEPDADAWWIRK, from the coding sequence ATGTACGACGAGATCCATCCCGGCGTCAGGCGCCTGATGACCATCTGCCGATGCAACAACATCAAGTACGGCACGATCGCTCTCGCCATCGAGTCGGGCGCGTGCAGCATCGAAGAGATCGCGCGGAAGACCACGGCGACCACCGGGCTCTGCGGCGGGACGTGCACGCCGCGAGTCACGGCGATGCTCGAGGACCTGGCGGAACCCGCGGAGGCGTCAACGGAGCCCGATGCCGACGCCTGGTGGATCCGGAAATAA
- a CDS encoding response regulator: MSDKARVLIVDDEEKNLVALEAVLEGEADEIVRAHSGNEALKRLLENDFAVILLDVQMPEMDGFETARLIRQRERSRTTPIIFVTAVSRTEENVFRGYSLGAVDYLFKPVVAEILKSKVSIFVELFRSRNEIARQAHDLWKLNQRMERVVNGAADGIVSTDSEGRITLANPAAAEMLGRSVNELVGAGVEEVFDACRRDGEGLDHDCGLTEAILTSQFLTGDDFVFVRPDGTEIPIELTASPLPGPEQKREGGCVVLFRDVTERRAMEMAEEHARRFREAENANRAKDEFLAVLSHELRTPMTAILGWSKMLKTEELDEENFQFAIDSISRSASLQAQLIEDILDVSRIVTGKLFVDEVDFDLAEIVAQAVETVRHRADEKEILITLDLPEVKPKIKGDPARMQQVIWNLLSNSIKFTPRGGSIRASVSAPATGEVVVRIEDTGQGIDKELLPFIFDRFRQAEASSTRAHGGLGLGLGIVRYLVEAHGGSVAAESEGPGKGSTFSVTLPIADESDARSRSEGSDDDSGVTPLHGHRILVVDDDASIRRLLATILRQSGAEVEIAETVPEAMEKLKQIKPELVVCDIAMPEQDGFDLLRNIRKADGEIPVIALTAFASVDDRERIHEAGFAGHLHKPINSTALVASVGRALKVRA; the protein is encoded by the coding sequence GTGAGCGACAAGGCCAGAGTCCTGATCGTCGATGACGAGGAGAAGAATCTCGTCGCCCTGGAAGCCGTGCTCGAAGGTGAGGCGGACGAGATCGTGCGCGCCCACTCCGGAAACGAAGCTCTGAAGCGCCTCCTCGAAAACGATTTCGCCGTGATCCTTCTGGACGTCCAGATGCCCGAGATGGATGGATTCGAGACGGCGCGGCTCATCCGCCAGCGAGAGCGAAGCCGGACGACTCCGATCATTTTCGTGACCGCCGTCAGCCGAACCGAAGAGAACGTCTTCCGCGGTTACTCCCTCGGCGCGGTCGATTACCTTTTCAAGCCCGTAGTTGCCGAGATCCTGAAAAGCAAGGTCTCGATCTTCGTCGAGCTGTTCCGAAGTCGTAATGAGATTGCGAGGCAGGCGCATGACCTCTGGAAGCTGAATCAGAGAATGGAACGGGTGGTCAACGGTGCCGCCGACGGAATCGTCAGCACCGATTCCGAAGGCAGGATCACGCTCGCGAATCCCGCGGCCGCCGAGATGCTCGGACGCTCGGTGAACGAGCTCGTGGGAGCCGGCGTCGAGGAGGTCTTCGACGCCTGTCGCCGTGACGGCGAAGGGCTGGACCACGATTGCGGACTCACCGAGGCCATTCTGACGAGTCAGTTTCTCACCGGCGACGATTTTGTCTTCGTTCGCCCGGACGGGACCGAGATCCCCATCGAGCTGACGGCCTCCCCTTTGCCGGGTCCCGAACAAAAGCGTGAGGGAGGATGTGTCGTTCTCTTTCGGGACGTTACGGAACGACGGGCGATGGAGATGGCGGAAGAACATGCCCGGCGATTCCGCGAAGCCGAGAACGCCAATCGCGCCAAGGATGAGTTTCTCGCGGTGCTCTCGCACGAGTTGCGTACACCGATGACCGCGATCCTCGGATGGAGCAAGATGCTCAAGACCGAAGAGCTGGATGAGGAGAACTTCCAGTTCGCCATCGATTCGATCTCGCGCAGCGCCTCACTTCAGGCCCAGCTCATCGAGGACATCCTCGACGTCTCGCGAATCGTGACCGGAAAGCTTTTCGTCGACGAGGTCGACTTCGATCTCGCCGAGATCGTCGCCCAGGCGGTCGAGACCGTACGCCACCGTGCCGACGAGAAGGAGATCTTGATCACTCTCGATCTTCCGGAAGTCAAGCCGAAGATCAAAGGTGATCCGGCGAGAATGCAGCAGGTCATCTGGAACCTGCTTTCCAACTCGATCAAGTTCACGCCGCGCGGAGGCAGCATCCGTGCATCGGTCAGCGCCCCCGCCACCGGCGAAGTCGTCGTTCGAATCGAGGACACCGGGCAAGGCATCGATAAGGAGCTCCTTCCGTTCATCTTCGATCGCTTCCGGCAGGCGGAAGCGTCGTCGACGCGGGCTCATGGAGGGCTCGGTCTCGGACTCGGAATCGTGCGGTATCTGGTCGAAGCCCACGGTGGCTCGGTCGCTGCCGAGAGCGAGGGACCAGGCAAGGGGTCAACCTTCAGCGTGACTTTACCGATCGCCGATGAGTCTGACGCGCGGTCCCGAAGCGAGGGCTCCGATGACGACAGCGGAGTGACGCCGCTGCACGGTCATCGGATTCTCGTCGTCGACGATGACGCTTCGATTCGAAGACTCCTCGCCACGATTCTGAGACAATCAGGAGCCGAGGTCGAGATTGCGGAAACGGTCCCGGAAGCAATGGAGAAACTGAAGCAGATCAAACCCGAGCTGGTCGTGTGCGATATCGCGATGCCCGAACAGGATGGATTCGACCTGCTTCGGAACATCCGCAAGGCGGATGGAGAAATCCCCGTGATCGCGCTCACCGCATTTGCCTCGGTCGATGACCGGGAACGCATCCATGAAGCTGGATTTGCCGGGCATCTTCACAAACCGATCAATTCGACCGCTCTGGTCGCTTCCGTCGGCCGCGCCCTGAAGGTTCGAGCATGA
- a CDS encoding pyridoxal phosphate-dependent aminotransferase yields MRLSRRLNWKASTNDYTAVVDRIRTSGEPFLDLTISNPSRAGFTPRADINDALSAVDLSVWTPSPLGLVRAREAVAAHFTQNDVECDAEDVVITASTSDAYMLLFKVLGDPEDNLVTHAPSYPLLDHLAALESLELRHARSFHSKGRWRTNAEEITSLVDERTAAIVLVSPNNPTGEVFGRETIMAIARELEQKGCEVPIIVDQVFADYPLEEDARHLMPEEIPNVPVVVLGGLSKTAALPQLKLGWMRLLGTSRDREALRSALEIVSDAYLSVADPVQLALPSIFASTSDVRVEIRRRCRRNLEALRGRFEGVESIEVPLVGGGWTAPVRLPLLDDGDPAIRLARSHRVIVQPGWLYDFPASGWIVLSLVTPPALFDEAIARIG; encoded by the coding sequence GTGCGGCTGTCGCGCAGGTTGAACTGGAAGGCTTCGACCAACGACTACACCGCGGTCGTCGATCGAATCAGAACCTCCGGAGAACCCTTCCTCGATCTGACGATCTCGAATCCGAGCCGCGCCGGTTTCACGCCACGAGCCGACATCAACGACGCCCTCTCGGCCGTCGACCTCAGCGTCTGGACACCGTCACCGCTCGGTCTGGTTCGCGCCCGCGAAGCAGTGGCCGCTCACTTCACGCAAAACGACGTCGAGTGTGACGCCGAGGATGTGGTCATCACAGCGTCGACGAGCGACGCGTACATGCTCCTCTTCAAGGTGCTCGGTGATCCGGAAGACAATCTCGTCACTCATGCTCCATCCTATCCGTTGCTGGATCACCTGGCCGCGCTCGAATCGCTCGAGCTGCGCCATGCCCGATCGTTCCATTCGAAAGGCCGCTGGCGGACGAACGCAGAAGAGATCACGAGCCTTGTGGATGAACGGACCGCCGCGATCGTACTCGTATCGCCGAACAATCCGACGGGTGAAGTATTCGGCCGTGAGACGATCATGGCGATCGCCCGGGAGCTCGAACAGAAGGGGTGCGAGGTCCCGATCATCGTCGATCAGGTGTTCGCCGATTATCCGCTCGAAGAAGACGCTCGTCATCTGATGCCGGAGGAGATCCCGAACGTTCCCGTGGTGGTGCTGGGAGGTTTGTCCAAGACGGCGGCTCTGCCTCAGTTGAAGCTCGGATGGATGCGACTCCTCGGAACTTCGCGAGACCGGGAAGCTCTTCGCTCGGCGCTCGAGATCGTCTCGGATGCATACCTCAGCGTTGCGGATCCAGTTCAGCTCGCCCTCCCGTCGATCTTTGCGAGCACCAGCGACGTACGGGTCGAGATTCGCAGGAGATGCCGGAGGAATCTCGAGGCACTTCGCGGGCGGTTCGAAGGAGTCGAGTCGATCGAAGTCCCCCTCGTTGGGGGTGGATGGACCGCGCCGGTGCGCTTGCCACTTCTCGACGATGGCGATCCTGCGATCCGGCTCGCCCGGAGTCACCGCGTCATCGTCCAGCCAGGATGGCTCTATGATTTCCCGGCTTCGGGATGGATCGTTCTGTCGCTGGTGACGCCCCCGGCGCTCTTCGACGAGGCGATCGCCCGAATCGGATGA
- a CDS encoding LeuA family protein, whose protein sequence is MKQKEDDLIYDWNVSGEKPARPHDRPIQFDDETLRDGLQSPSVRDPSIDEKIRILHLMDALGIDTADIGLPGAGPHVQKTVLRLAEEIRDSKLNIAANCAARTHENDIRPVAEISQKVGIPIEVCTFIGSSPIRQFAEDWDVDWLVEQTEKAVKFAVSENLPVMMVTEDTIRARPEDVEKLYRTAIDAGASRVCVCDTVGHATPWGARNLVRFVRELVDGIDPEVGVDWHGHSDRGLGVINTIAAIEAGADRAHGCALGIGERVGNTQLDLLMVNLSLMGWIDNDLRALPDYVRTVSDATGIPLTDQYPVFGRDAFRTGTGVHAAAIIKARKKGSDWLADRVYSGVPAEQFGLKQIIEVGPMCGLSNVIYWMDEHGYEQDEALAKQIFARAKSSARVLTDEELHSTVAEWKENAASV, encoded by the coding sequence ATGAAACAGAAGGAAGACGATCTCATCTACGACTGGAACGTATCCGGCGAAAAGCCCGCACGGCCACACGACCGCCCGATCCAGTTCGACGACGAGACTCTTCGCGACGGGCTCCAGTCCCCATCGGTCCGCGACCCTTCGATCGACGAGAAGATCCGGATACTGCACCTCATGGATGCTCTCGGGATCGACACCGCGGATATCGGCCTGCCGGGCGCCGGGCCTCACGTTCAGAAAACCGTTCTCCGGCTCGCCGAGGAGATTCGCGATTCAAAGCTGAACATTGCCGCCAACTGTGCGGCAAGAACCCACGAAAACGACATCCGCCCGGTCGCCGAGATCTCGCAGAAGGTCGGGATACCGATCGAGGTATGCACATTCATCGGATCGTCCCCGATCCGGCAGTTCGCCGAGGACTGGGACGTCGACTGGCTGGTCGAGCAGACCGAGAAGGCGGTGAAGTTCGCGGTGAGCGAGAACCTGCCGGTCATGATGGTCACCGAGGACACGATCCGGGCCAGACCGGAAGACGTCGAAAAGCTCTATCGGACGGCGATCGATGCGGGCGCGTCGCGGGTCTGCGTCTGCGACACCGTCGGTCATGCGACGCCGTGGGGCGCCCGCAACCTCGTCCGCTTCGTCCGCGAGCTGGTCGACGGAATCGACCCGGAAGTCGGCGTCGACTGGCACGGACACAGCGACCGGGGACTCGGCGTCATCAACACGATCGCTGCGATTGAGGCCGGTGCCGATCGAGCTCACGGATGTGCGCTCGGCATCGGAGAACGCGTCGGGAACACGCAGCTCGATCTCCTGATGGTGAATCTCAGTCTCATGGGATGGATCGACAATGACCTCCGCGCGCTCCCGGATTACGTCCGGACGGTTTCCGATGCGACCGGCATCCCGCTGACCGACCAGTACCCGGTCTTCGGGAGGGATGCCTTCCGGACGGGCACAGGAGTTCACGCCGCTGCGATCATCAAGGCCCGCAAAAAGGGGAGCGACTGGCTGGCCGATAGGGTCTACTCCGGCGTACCGGCCGAACAGTTCGGTCTGAAGCAGATCATCGAGGTGGGTCCGATGTGCGGACTCTCCAACGTGATCTACTGGATGGACGAGCACGGTTACGAGCAGGACGAGGCGCTTGCAAAGCAGATCTTCGCTCGGGCGAAGAGCTCAGCCCGGGTGTTGACCGACGAAGAACTTCACTCCACCGTTGCAGAATGGAAAGAAAACGCGGCCTCGGTGTGA